The following proteins are encoded in a genomic region of Cydia strobilella chromosome 19, ilCydStro3.1, whole genome shotgun sequence:
- the LOC134749937 gene encoding mevalonate kinase, which translates to MLSGENLYTVSVSAPGKVILHGEHAVVYGKTAIAVSLGLRSSIVIKEVKTVGEPAVYIHLPCVGLQETIPLNPTVKALFNPQLCHGVTGKFSWKIPGHLDHDNHLRKVNEFLHQIKPNFDELPNNQKNSLRSFLYMYSGIFGSTNLQVKSMDISMGSELTIGAGTGSSASFAVCLAGALLRLMALRARGSFEPPGDFEPREAEAISAWAYNCERIMHGTPSGIDNETCTFGSIVSFKKGTKARHLDIRLNLRVLLVDSRVNRETHALLVKVAGIRQRNTAAVDHVMNALDDIAHTATQVLEKLAGGKCPADTDADYQHLGELWDMNHCLLAALGVSHPALEAIRSQARARNLACKLTGAGGGGYAMILIPPSTPRTTVDSLTGQLLENGFRVTETCLGGPGVQLEM; encoded by the exons atgttgAGCGGCGAGAATTTGTATACCGTGAGTGTGTCGGCGCCGGGGAAGGTGATCCTGCATGGGGAACATGCGGTGGTTTATGGGAAAACTGCTATCGCTGTCAGCCTCGGGTTGAGGAGTTCCATCGTTATaaag GAAGTTAAAACCGTCGGAGAACCAGCGGTCTACATCCACCTACCCTGCGTCGGTCTCCAGGAGACGATACCCCTCAACCCCACCGTGAAGGCTCTCTTCAACCCGCAGCTCTGCCACGGCGTCACCGGCAAGTTCTCCTGGAAGATACCAGGGCATCTGGACCATGACAATCATCTCAGGAAGGTCAATGAGTTCCTGCATCAGATCAAGCCAAATTTCGATGAGCTGCCGAATAACCAGAAGAATTCTTTGAGGAGCTTCCTTTATATGTATTCGGGGATTTTTGGGAGTACGAATTTGCAG GTGAAATCCATGGATATCTCCATGGGCTCAGAGCTAACCATAGGCGCTGGGACCGGCAGCTCCGCCTCTTTCGCAGTCTGCCTCGCGGGTGCGCTCTTACGGCTGATGGCGCTGCGGGCGCGAGGCAGCTTCGAGCCCCCCGGTGATTTTGAGCCGCGCGAGGCAGAAGCGATTTCAGCTTGGGCGTATAATTGCGAGCGGATCATGCATGGGACGCCTTCAG GCATAGACAACGAGACCTGCACATTCGGCTCCATCGTCTCCTTCAAGAAGGGCACGAAAGCGCGCCACCTCGACATCCGGTTGAACCTGCGAGTACTTCTCGTAGATTCGCGCGTGAATCGCGAAACGCACGCCCTGCTCGTAAAAGTCGCGGGCATACGGCAAAGGAACACTGCGGCCGTGGACCACGTGATGAACGCGCTGGACGACATCGCACACACTGCCACGCAG GTTTTGGAAAAACTCGCTGGTGGCAAGTGTCCAGCTGACACGGACGCAGACTATCAACACTTAGGA GAACTGTGGGACATGAACCACTGTCTTTTGGCGGCGTTGGGCGTGTCACATCCAGCCCTAGAAGCGATCAGGAGCCAGGCGCGGGCCCGGAACCTTGCTTGCAAGCTCACGGGTGCAGGCGGCGGAGG CTACGCGATGATCCTCATCCCGCCTTCAACTCCACGCACCACTGTGGACTCCCTGACGGGGCAGCTCCTCGAGAACGGCTTCCGCGTCACCGAGACCTGCCTCGGTGGCCCCGGCGTGCAGCTCGAGATGTGA